One genomic window of Magnolia sinica isolate HGM2019 chromosome 3, MsV1, whole genome shotgun sequence includes the following:
- the LOC131240933 gene encoding probable leucine-rich repeat receptor-like serine/threonine-protein kinase At3g14840 isoform X4: MFSDRMICGSRSHLFNSNIYFSSFILFLILALSFLAKVPSAVAQLDPAEVEILGQIANTLGKHYREDNIYPCSQISGWTPNATLKLENNVTCDCSFANNTTCHVVSIVLKAQDLQGVLPPELTKLPHLKEIDLSHNFLSGTIPPGWGSMSLEIIALLGNRLSGPIPTGLGKSVTLKQLVLEANHFKGTLPEEIGNIVTLERFLISSNEFTGQLPGTLAKLTNLTDFRISDNKFTGKIPNFIQNWTKLTKVAIQASGLEGPVPSEIFLLEKMTDMRISDINGTEWRFPPESRMKEMKTLILRNCNLSGPIHPYIGNMTSLKTLDLSYNKLSGPIPPTFDNLAKTQFMYLTSNLLTGDVPDWMLKKGKNIDLSYNNFTVGGLAPRECLQRNVNLFGTSSMLNNSSGVVPCLKNFACPKRGRFSLHINCGGTQATNGSITYAADQDNGGPSNFFTSYSDYWAFSSTGNFLDDDDDRDNYKASNISALSFPNSALYTTARLSPLSLTYYGLCLINENYTVNLHFAEIKFTAGNNYGSLGKRIFDVYIQGKLVLKDFNIEDAAGGPNKPTVRSFPAVVTTNTLEIRFYWAGKGTTCIPERGIYGPLISAISVNPNFVPPSEGGKKISAGAVAGIIISALFLTFLILGILWWKGCLRQKDTMDQGPEECQLNLDWPTRHKICVGIARGLAYLHEESRLKIVHRDIKGTNVLLDKDLNPKISDFGLAKLDEEENTHISTRIAGTLGYMAPEYAMRGYLTDKADVYSFGVVALEIVSGKSNISYKAKEECVYLLDWAYVLQERGKLMELVDPKLGTDFNMEEAMTMLNVAILCTNSSAVCRPTMSAVVSMLEGRTIAQDLISDPNVSEDDMMFKAIRSKQQHEIHSQSDSQSQSLLMDGPWTGSATSAPDLYPINLDSQYWKDRE, encoded by the exons ATGTTTTCTGATAGGATGATCTGCGGTTCTCGATCACACCTTTTCAACTCCAACATCTATTTCTCGTCGTTCATACTTTTCTTGATTCTTGCATTGAGTTTCTTAGCAAAGGTCCCATCTGCAGTAGCTCAGTTGGACCCTGCCGAAG TGGAAATACTTGGACAAATCGCAAATACCTTGGGCAAACACTATCGGGAAGACAATATCTACCCTTGCAGCCAAATATCAGGGTGGACACCTAACGCGACGTTAAAACTTGAGAATAACGTCACCTGCGACTGCTCATTCGCCAACAACACCACCTGTCATGTAGTAAGCAT AGTTCTGAAAGCTCAGGATCTTCAAGGTGTGCTTCCACCAGAACTCACCAAGCTTCCTCACCTCAAAGAAat CGATCTCTCACATAACTTCCTCAGCGGAACAATTCCTCCAGGATGGGGTTCCATGTCATTGGAGATCAT CGCTCTTCTTGGAAACCGCCTATCAGGGCCAATCCCAACGGGGCTTGGAAAAAGCGTCACTCTCAAGCAACT GGTACTTGAAGCCAACCACTTTAAGGGCACTCTTCCTGAAGAGATTGGGAACATAGTCACCCTAGAACGATT TCTAATTTCCTCAAATGAGTTCACAGGACAGCTTCCGGGGACACTTGCTAAGCTCACGAACTTGACGGACTT TAGGATAAGTGATAACAAATTCACTGGAAAGATACCCAATTTCATCCAGAACTGGACAAAACTCACGAAAGT AGCAATACAAGCCAGTGGTTTGGAAGGACCTGTTCCCTCTGAGATTTTTCTTTTGGAAAAGATGACTGACAT GAGGATCAGTGACATAAATGGAACAGAATGGCGTTTCCCCCCAGAGAGTAGGATGAAAGAAATGAAGACACT GATATTGAGGAATTGCAATCTTTCTGGACCAATCCATCCATATATTGGCAACATGACATCTCTCAAAACCTT AGACCTTAGCTATAACAAATTATCGGGACCGATTCCACCCACCTTTGATAACCTGGCAAAAACTCAATTCAT GTATTTGACTAGCAACTTGCTAACGGGCGATGTGCCAGATTGGATGctgaagaaaggaaaaaacat TGATCTTTCTTACAATAATTTCACAGTGGGAGGCCTTGCACCACGTGAATGTCTACAAAGAAATGT CAACTTATTCGGGACCTCGTCAATGCTGAACAATTC GAGTGGAGTTGTTCCGTGCTTGAAGAACTTCGCTTGTCCCAAAAGAG GTCGATTTTCACTGCATATAAACTGTGGAGGAACGCAAGCTACCAACGGGAGCATCACATATGCAGCAGATCAAGACAATGGTGGCCCTTCGAATTTTTTTACAAGTTATAGTGACTACTGGGCATTTAGCAGCACGGGGAACTTCTTGGACGACGATGATGACAGAGACAACTACAAAGCATCAAATATATCCGCACTTTCATTTCCCAACTCAGCATTGTACACGACGGCCCGGCTCTCTCCTCTTTCCCTCACTTATTATGGACTATGTCTTATAAACGAGAACTACACTGTGAACCTTCACTTTGCAGAAATAAAGTTCACAGCTGGCAATAATTATGGCAGCCTCGGAAAGCGCATATTTGATGTTTATATTCAG GGGAAATTGGTTTTGAAGGATTTCAATATCGAAGATGCAGCTGGTGGGCCTAATAAACCCACTGTGAGGTCCTTTCCTGCAGTTGTGACAACCAACACCTTGGAGATCCGTTTCTATTGGGCTGGAAAAGGCACTACATGCATCCCAGAAAGAGGAATCTATGGTCCTCTCATATCAGCTATTTCTGTTAATCCTA ATTTTGTACCTCCTTCAGAAGGTGGCAAAAAGATATCTGCTGGTGCTGTGGCTGGCATTATAATTTCtgctttgtttcttactttcttGATTCTTGGTATTCTTTGGTGGAAAGGCTGCCTGAGACAAAAAGACACCATGGACCAAG GCCCGGAAGAATGTCAACTGAATTTGGATTGGCCAACAAGGCATAAGATATGTGTTGGGATCGCTAGAGGTTTGGCATATCTCCATGAAGAATCAAGATTGAAAATTGTTCACAGAGACATCAAAGGTACCAATGTACTGTTGGATAAGGATCTCAATCCGAAGATATCTGACTTTGGTTTGGCGAAGCTTGATGAAGAGGAGAACACTCACATCAGTACTCGAATAGCTGGAACCTT AGGTTACATGGCCCCAGAATATGCAATGCGGGGTTACCTGACCGACAAAGCAGACGTTTACAGCTTTGGAGTTGTCGCTTTGGAAATCGTCAGTGGGAAGAGCAACATCAGTTACAAGGCAAAGGAGGAATGTGTTTATCTTCTCGATTGG GCATATGTTCTGCAAGAGAGAGGAAAGCTGATGGAGCTAGTTGATCCAAAGTTGGGAACGGATTTCAACATGGAAGAGGCAATGACGATGCTTAATGTGGCAATCTTATGCACTAATTCATCTGCTGTATGCAGGCCCACTATGTCAGCTGTTGTTAGCATGCTTGAGGGTCGAACCATTGCTCAGGACCTGATCTCGGACCCAAATGTCTCCGAAGATGACATGATGTTCAAGGCCATAAGGAGCAAACAACAGCATGAGATCCATAGCCAGAGTGACAGCCAGAGCCAGAGCTTGTTGATGGATGGGCCATGGACTGGCTCTGCTACATCCGCCCCGGATCTCTATCCGATCAATCTGGATTCGCAATATTGGAAGGATAGAGAATAG
- the LOC131240933 gene encoding probable leucine-rich repeat receptor-like serine/threonine-protein kinase At3g14840 isoform X3, with the protein MFSDRMICGSRSHLFNSNIYFSSFILFLILALSFLAKVPSAVAQLDPAEVEILGQIANTLGKHYREDNIYPCSQISGWTPNATLKLENNVTCDCSFANNTTCHVVSIVLKAQDLQGVLPPELTKLPHLKEIALLGNRLSGPIPTGLGKSVTLKQLVLEANHFKGTLPEEIGNIVTLERFLISSNEFTGQLPGTLAKLTNLTDFRISDNKFTGKIPNFIQNWTKLTKVAIQASGLEGPVPSEIFLLEKMTDMRISDINGTEWRFPPESRMKEMKTLILRNCNLSGPIHPYIGNMTSLKTLDLSYNKLSGPIPPTFDNLAKTQFMYLTSNLLTGDVPDWMLKKGKNIDLSYNNFTVGGLAPRECLQRNVNLFGTSSMLNNSSGVVPCLKNFACPKRGRFSLHINCGGTQATNGSITYAADQDNGGPSNFFTSYSDYWAFSSTGNFLDDDDDRDNYKASNISALSFPNSALYTTARLSPLSLTYYGLCLINENYTVNLHFAEIKFTAGNNYGSLGKRIFDVYIQGKLVLKDFNIEDAAGGPNKPTVRSFPAVVTTNTLEIRFYWAGKGTTCIPERGIYGPLISAISVNPNFVPPSEGGKKISAGAVAGIIISALFLTFLILGILWWKGCLRQKDTMDQELRGLDLQTGSFTLRQIKAATNNFDPANKIGEGGFGPVYKGLLSDGTIIAVKQLSSKSKQGNREFVNEIGMISALQHPHLVKLYGCCIEGNQLLLIYEYMENNSLARALFGPEECQLNLDWPTRHKICVGIARGLAYLHEESRLKIVHRDIKGTNVLLDKDLNPKISDFGLAKLDEEENTHISTRIAGTLGYMAPEYAMRGYLTDKADVYSFGVVALEIVSGKSNISYKAKEECVYLLDWAYVLQERGKLMELVDPKLGTDFNMEEAMTMLNVAILCTNSSAVCRPTMSAVVSMLEGRTIAQDLISDPNVSEDDMMFKAIRSKQQHEIHSQSDSQSQSLLMDGPWTGSATSAPDLYPINLDSQYWKDRE; encoded by the exons ATGTTTTCTGATAGGATGATCTGCGGTTCTCGATCACACCTTTTCAACTCCAACATCTATTTCTCGTCGTTCATACTTTTCTTGATTCTTGCATTGAGTTTCTTAGCAAAGGTCCCATCTGCAGTAGCTCAGTTGGACCCTGCCGAAG TGGAAATACTTGGACAAATCGCAAATACCTTGGGCAAACACTATCGGGAAGACAATATCTACCCTTGCAGCCAAATATCAGGGTGGACACCTAACGCGACGTTAAAACTTGAGAATAACGTCACCTGCGACTGCTCATTCGCCAACAACACCACCTGTCATGTAGTAAGCAT AGTTCTGAAAGCTCAGGATCTTCAAGGTGTGCTTCCACCAGAACTCACCAAGCTTCCTCACCTCAAAGAAat CGCTCTTCTTGGAAACCGCCTATCAGGGCCAATCCCAACGGGGCTTGGAAAAAGCGTCACTCTCAAGCAACT GGTACTTGAAGCCAACCACTTTAAGGGCACTCTTCCTGAAGAGATTGGGAACATAGTCACCCTAGAACGATT TCTAATTTCCTCAAATGAGTTCACAGGACAGCTTCCGGGGACACTTGCTAAGCTCACGAACTTGACGGACTT TAGGATAAGTGATAACAAATTCACTGGAAAGATACCCAATTTCATCCAGAACTGGACAAAACTCACGAAAGT AGCAATACAAGCCAGTGGTTTGGAAGGACCTGTTCCCTCTGAGATTTTTCTTTTGGAAAAGATGACTGACAT GAGGATCAGTGACATAAATGGAACAGAATGGCGTTTCCCCCCAGAGAGTAGGATGAAAGAAATGAAGACACT GATATTGAGGAATTGCAATCTTTCTGGACCAATCCATCCATATATTGGCAACATGACATCTCTCAAAACCTT AGACCTTAGCTATAACAAATTATCGGGACCGATTCCACCCACCTTTGATAACCTGGCAAAAACTCAATTCAT GTATTTGACTAGCAACTTGCTAACGGGCGATGTGCCAGATTGGATGctgaagaaaggaaaaaacat TGATCTTTCTTACAATAATTTCACAGTGGGAGGCCTTGCACCACGTGAATGTCTACAAAGAAATGT CAACTTATTCGGGACCTCGTCAATGCTGAACAATTC GAGTGGAGTTGTTCCGTGCTTGAAGAACTTCGCTTGTCCCAAAAGAG GTCGATTTTCACTGCATATAAACTGTGGAGGAACGCAAGCTACCAACGGGAGCATCACATATGCAGCAGATCAAGACAATGGTGGCCCTTCGAATTTTTTTACAAGTTATAGTGACTACTGGGCATTTAGCAGCACGGGGAACTTCTTGGACGACGATGATGACAGAGACAACTACAAAGCATCAAATATATCCGCACTTTCATTTCCCAACTCAGCATTGTACACGACGGCCCGGCTCTCTCCTCTTTCCCTCACTTATTATGGACTATGTCTTATAAACGAGAACTACACTGTGAACCTTCACTTTGCAGAAATAAAGTTCACAGCTGGCAATAATTATGGCAGCCTCGGAAAGCGCATATTTGATGTTTATATTCAG GGGAAATTGGTTTTGAAGGATTTCAATATCGAAGATGCAGCTGGTGGGCCTAATAAACCCACTGTGAGGTCCTTTCCTGCAGTTGTGACAACCAACACCTTGGAGATCCGTTTCTATTGGGCTGGAAAAGGCACTACATGCATCCCAGAAAGAGGAATCTATGGTCCTCTCATATCAGCTATTTCTGTTAATCCTA ATTTTGTACCTCCTTCAGAAGGTGGCAAAAAGATATCTGCTGGTGCTGTGGCTGGCATTATAATTTCtgctttgtttcttactttcttGATTCTTGGTATTCTTTGGTGGAAAGGCTGCCTGAGACAAAAAGACACCATGGACCAAG AACTTAGAGGTCTAGATCTACAAACTGGTTCCTTTACCTTAAGACAAATTAAAGCTGCCACTAACAACTTCGATCCTGCAAACAAGATTGGTGAAGGTGGTTTTGGACCTGTTTACAAG GGCCTACTATCAGATGGTACGATAATTGCAGTGAAGCAGCTTTCTTCTAAATCAAAGCAAGGGAACCGTGAGTTTGTGAATGAGATAGGCATGATTTCTGCTTTGCAACACCCACATCTTGTAAAGCTCTATGGATGCTGTATCGAAGGAAATCAGTTATTGCTCATATACGAGTATATGGAAAATAACAGTCTTGCCCGTGCTCTGTTTG GCCCGGAAGAATGTCAACTGAATTTGGATTGGCCAACAAGGCATAAGATATGTGTTGGGATCGCTAGAGGTTTGGCATATCTCCATGAAGAATCAAGATTGAAAATTGTTCACAGAGACATCAAAGGTACCAATGTACTGTTGGATAAGGATCTCAATCCGAAGATATCTGACTTTGGTTTGGCGAAGCTTGATGAAGAGGAGAACACTCACATCAGTACTCGAATAGCTGGAACCTT AGGTTACATGGCCCCAGAATATGCAATGCGGGGTTACCTGACCGACAAAGCAGACGTTTACAGCTTTGGAGTTGTCGCTTTGGAAATCGTCAGTGGGAAGAGCAACATCAGTTACAAGGCAAAGGAGGAATGTGTTTATCTTCTCGATTGG GCATATGTTCTGCAAGAGAGAGGAAAGCTGATGGAGCTAGTTGATCCAAAGTTGGGAACGGATTTCAACATGGAAGAGGCAATGACGATGCTTAATGTGGCAATCTTATGCACTAATTCATCTGCTGTATGCAGGCCCACTATGTCAGCTGTTGTTAGCATGCTTGAGGGTCGAACCATTGCTCAGGACCTGATCTCGGACCCAAATGTCTCCGAAGATGACATGATGTTCAAGGCCATAAGGAGCAAACAACAGCATGAGATCCATAGCCAGAGTGACAGCCAGAGCCAGAGCTTGTTGATGGATGGGCCATGGACTGGCTCTGCTACATCCGCCCCGGATCTCTATCCGATCAATCTGGATTCGCAATATTGGAAGGATAGAGAATAG
- the LOC131240933 gene encoding probable leucine-rich repeat receptor-like serine/threonine-protein kinase At3g14840 isoform X2, with the protein MFSDRMICGSRSHLFNSNIYFSSFILFLILALSFLAKVPSAVAQLDPAEVEILGQIANTLGKHYREDNIYPCSQISGWTPNATLKLENNVTCDCSFANNTTCHVVSIVLKAQDLQGVLPPELTKLPHLKEIDLSHNFLSGTIPPGWGSMSLEIIALLGNRLSGPIPTGLGKSVTLKQLVLEANHFKGTLPEEIGNIVTLERFLISSNEFTGQLPGTLAKLTNLTDFRISDNKFTGKIPNFIQNWTKLTKVAIQASGLEGPVPSEIFLLEKMTDMRISDINGTEWRFPPESRMKEMKTLILRNCNLSGPIHPYIGNMTSLKTLDLSYNKLSGPIPPTFDNLAKTQFMYLTSNLLTGDVPDWMLKKGKNIDLSYNNFTVGGLAPRECLQRNVNLFGTSSMLNNSSGVVPCLKNFACPKRGRFSLHINCGGTQATNGSITYAADQDNGGPSNFFTSYSDYWAFSSTGNFLDDDDDRDNYKASNISALSFPNSALYTTARLSPLSLTYYGLCLINENYTVNLHFAEIKFTAGNNYGSLGKRIFDVYIQGKLVLKDFNIEDAAGGPNKPTVRSFPAVVTTNTLEIRFYWAGKGTTCIPERGIYGPLISAISVNPNFVPPSEGGKKISAGAVAGIIISALFLTFLILGILWWKGCLRQKDTMDQELRGLDLQTGSFTLRQIKAATNNFDPANKIGEGGFGPVYKGLLSDGTIIAVKQLSSKSKQGNREFVNEIGMISALQHPHLVKLYGCCIEGNQLLLIYEYMENNSLARALFECQLNLDWPTRHKICVGIARGLAYLHEESRLKIVHRDIKGTNVLLDKDLNPKISDFGLAKLDEEENTHISTRIAGTLGYMAPEYAMRGYLTDKADVYSFGVVALEIVSGKSNISYKAKEECVYLLDWAYVLQERGKLMELVDPKLGTDFNMEEAMTMLNVAILCTNSSAVCRPTMSAVVSMLEGRTIAQDLISDPNVSEDDMMFKAIRSKQQHEIHSQSDSQSQSLLMDGPWTGSATSAPDLYPINLDSQYWKDRE; encoded by the exons ATGTTTTCTGATAGGATGATCTGCGGTTCTCGATCACACCTTTTCAACTCCAACATCTATTTCTCGTCGTTCATACTTTTCTTGATTCTTGCATTGAGTTTCTTAGCAAAGGTCCCATCTGCAGTAGCTCAGTTGGACCCTGCCGAAG TGGAAATACTTGGACAAATCGCAAATACCTTGGGCAAACACTATCGGGAAGACAATATCTACCCTTGCAGCCAAATATCAGGGTGGACACCTAACGCGACGTTAAAACTTGAGAATAACGTCACCTGCGACTGCTCATTCGCCAACAACACCACCTGTCATGTAGTAAGCAT AGTTCTGAAAGCTCAGGATCTTCAAGGTGTGCTTCCACCAGAACTCACCAAGCTTCCTCACCTCAAAGAAat CGATCTCTCACATAACTTCCTCAGCGGAACAATTCCTCCAGGATGGGGTTCCATGTCATTGGAGATCAT CGCTCTTCTTGGAAACCGCCTATCAGGGCCAATCCCAACGGGGCTTGGAAAAAGCGTCACTCTCAAGCAACT GGTACTTGAAGCCAACCACTTTAAGGGCACTCTTCCTGAAGAGATTGGGAACATAGTCACCCTAGAACGATT TCTAATTTCCTCAAATGAGTTCACAGGACAGCTTCCGGGGACACTTGCTAAGCTCACGAACTTGACGGACTT TAGGATAAGTGATAACAAATTCACTGGAAAGATACCCAATTTCATCCAGAACTGGACAAAACTCACGAAAGT AGCAATACAAGCCAGTGGTTTGGAAGGACCTGTTCCCTCTGAGATTTTTCTTTTGGAAAAGATGACTGACAT GAGGATCAGTGACATAAATGGAACAGAATGGCGTTTCCCCCCAGAGAGTAGGATGAAAGAAATGAAGACACT GATATTGAGGAATTGCAATCTTTCTGGACCAATCCATCCATATATTGGCAACATGACATCTCTCAAAACCTT AGACCTTAGCTATAACAAATTATCGGGACCGATTCCACCCACCTTTGATAACCTGGCAAAAACTCAATTCAT GTATTTGACTAGCAACTTGCTAACGGGCGATGTGCCAGATTGGATGctgaagaaaggaaaaaacat TGATCTTTCTTACAATAATTTCACAGTGGGAGGCCTTGCACCACGTGAATGTCTACAAAGAAATGT CAACTTATTCGGGACCTCGTCAATGCTGAACAATTC GAGTGGAGTTGTTCCGTGCTTGAAGAACTTCGCTTGTCCCAAAAGAG GTCGATTTTCACTGCATATAAACTGTGGAGGAACGCAAGCTACCAACGGGAGCATCACATATGCAGCAGATCAAGACAATGGTGGCCCTTCGAATTTTTTTACAAGTTATAGTGACTACTGGGCATTTAGCAGCACGGGGAACTTCTTGGACGACGATGATGACAGAGACAACTACAAAGCATCAAATATATCCGCACTTTCATTTCCCAACTCAGCATTGTACACGACGGCCCGGCTCTCTCCTCTTTCCCTCACTTATTATGGACTATGTCTTATAAACGAGAACTACACTGTGAACCTTCACTTTGCAGAAATAAAGTTCACAGCTGGCAATAATTATGGCAGCCTCGGAAAGCGCATATTTGATGTTTATATTCAG GGGAAATTGGTTTTGAAGGATTTCAATATCGAAGATGCAGCTGGTGGGCCTAATAAACCCACTGTGAGGTCCTTTCCTGCAGTTGTGACAACCAACACCTTGGAGATCCGTTTCTATTGGGCTGGAAAAGGCACTACATGCATCCCAGAAAGAGGAATCTATGGTCCTCTCATATCAGCTATTTCTGTTAATCCTA ATTTTGTACCTCCTTCAGAAGGTGGCAAAAAGATATCTGCTGGTGCTGTGGCTGGCATTATAATTTCtgctttgtttcttactttcttGATTCTTGGTATTCTTTGGTGGAAAGGCTGCCTGAGACAAAAAGACACCATGGACCAAG AACTTAGAGGTCTAGATCTACAAACTGGTTCCTTTACCTTAAGACAAATTAAAGCTGCCACTAACAACTTCGATCCTGCAAACAAGATTGGTGAAGGTGGTTTTGGACCTGTTTACAAG GGCCTACTATCAGATGGTACGATAATTGCAGTGAAGCAGCTTTCTTCTAAATCAAAGCAAGGGAACCGTGAGTTTGTGAATGAGATAGGCATGATTTCTGCTTTGCAACACCCACATCTTGTAAAGCTCTATGGATGCTGTATCGAAGGAAATCAGTTATTGCTCATATACGAGTATATGGAAAATAACAGTCTTGCCCGTGCTCTGTTTG AATGTCAACTGAATTTGGATTGGCCAACAAGGCATAAGATATGTGTTGGGATCGCTAGAGGTTTGGCATATCTCCATGAAGAATCAAGATTGAAAATTGTTCACAGAGACATCAAAGGTACCAATGTACTGTTGGATAAGGATCTCAATCCGAAGATATCTGACTTTGGTTTGGCGAAGCTTGATGAAGAGGAGAACACTCACATCAGTACTCGAATAGCTGGAACCTT AGGTTACATGGCCCCAGAATATGCAATGCGGGGTTACCTGACCGACAAAGCAGACGTTTACAGCTTTGGAGTTGTCGCTTTGGAAATCGTCAGTGGGAAGAGCAACATCAGTTACAAGGCAAAGGAGGAATGTGTTTATCTTCTCGATTGG GCATATGTTCTGCAAGAGAGAGGAAAGCTGATGGAGCTAGTTGATCCAAAGTTGGGAACGGATTTCAACATGGAAGAGGCAATGACGATGCTTAATGTGGCAATCTTATGCACTAATTCATCTGCTGTATGCAGGCCCACTATGTCAGCTGTTGTTAGCATGCTTGAGGGTCGAACCATTGCTCAGGACCTGATCTCGGACCCAAATGTCTCCGAAGATGACATGATGTTCAAGGCCATAAGGAGCAAACAACAGCATGAGATCCATAGCCAGAGTGACAGCCAGAGCCAGAGCTTGTTGATGGATGGGCCATGGACTGGCTCTGCTACATCCGCCCCGGATCTCTATCCGATCAATCTGGATTCGCAATATTGGAAGGATAGAGAATAG